Sequence from the Chryseobacterium culicis genome:
TTTATTTAAAGTAAGAGTATTTCCATTTACAGAATAATTATCTGCGGCAAGGATTGCTTTGGTAAACTGATTTTCAATATCAAGATCTTCACAAGCCATCATGGTAGACATTCCCTGATTGAACTTAATTCTCATCATTTCAGGTTTGATCTCAAATGTTCCTCCTAAACCATTACATCCGGCATGTCCCTGGTATCTCATTCCATCCATTTCAAGTTTGAAATAA
This genomic interval carries:
- a CDS encoding META domain-containing protein; translation: MKSLYYYLSALVIVTFLVVSCKTQNAQKPTSDITGKTWKLTELNGKPIELKNPKNNPYFKLEMDGMRYQGHAGCNGLGGTFEIKPEMMRIKFNQGMSTMMACEDLDIENQFTKAILAADNYSVNGNTLTLNKARMAPLAKFVLQ